The following are from one region of the Nicotiana tomentosiformis chromosome 7, ASM39032v3, whole genome shotgun sequence genome:
- the LOC104087164 gene encoding probable hexosyltransferase MUCI70 — protein MTGWSLGLRTGSDGSLQQLAQNGVLHSPSSFVLRKTPKTSLSGSREKERCLPSICRFLVRRQVGMLILVAFALLAFVAGFSMVNKDDASRSSELDFKEWFENNTYHLSALLPRKVMVCGENTAQLPPPNASAMILAKDSIAFPDPCRNFAFPPPPPGDRRRIGPRPCPVCYIPVEQVIARMPRVPSASPGLQHLTYFHEQIPMKTEPHGGSEFGGYPSLEERNASFDIKESMTVHCGFVKGCRPGDRTGFDIDAADLKEMEQFHEVIVASAIFGNYDVIQQPKNAGEIARENVPFYMFVDEETEAYLKNSSILDSRNRVGLWRIILVRNVPYSDARRNGKVPKLLLHRLFPNVRYSIWIDGKLQLVVDPYQILERFLWRQNATFAISRHYRRFDVFEEAEANKAAGKYDNVSIDHQIGFYRKEGLTAYSEAKLPITSDVPEGCVIIKEHIPITNLFTCLWFNEVDRFTSRDQLSFSTVRDKLMAKVSWNINMFLDCERRNFVIQAYHRDLLEQRAHMTVVRVHPPPAVVRDHFSIKFPVRRNPKRGRGDRKSNSRRHRKVGSGSRGGSTF, from the exons ATGACTGGGTGGTCATTGGGTCTTCGGACAGGAAGCGATGGGTCGTTGCAGCAACTGGCACAAAATGGAGTTTTGCACTCTCCGAGTTCGTTCGTCTTGCGTAAAACTCCAAAGACATCACTTTCCGGTTCCAGAGAGAAGGAAAGATGTCTTCCCTCTATTTGCAGGTTTTTGGTGCGAAGGCAGGTTGGAATGCTGATTTTGGTTGCATTTGCGCTCTTGGCTTTTGTTGCAGGATTTTCGATGGTTAATAAAG ATGACGCATCAAGGAGTTCTGAATTGGACTTCAAGGAGTGGTTTGAAAACAACACATATCATCTATCTGCATTATTGCCCAGGAAGGTTATGGTATGCGGTGAGAATACTGCCCAGCTGCCTCCTCCCAATGCTTCAGCTATGATATTGGCTAAAGATTCCATTGCTTTTCCTGATCCTTGTCGAAACTTTGCATTTCCCCCTCCTCCACCTGGTGATAGGAGGCGAATTGGGCCTCGCC CATGTCCTGTATGCTACATTCCTGTGGAGCAAGTGATAGCTCGTATGCCTAGAGTCCCATCAGCGTCACCTGGGCTTCAGCATTTAACTTATTTCCACGAGCAAATTCCCATGAAGACTGAACCTCACGGGGGTTCTGAATTTGGCGGGTACCCTTCTTTGGAGGAGAGGAATGCTTCTTTTGACATAAAAGAGTCAATGACTGTGCACTGCGG ATTTGTCAAAGGTTGTAGACCTGGTGATCGGACGGGATTTGACATCGATGCAGCTGATCTAAAGGAGATGGAGCAATTCCATGAAGTCATTGTTGCATCAGCCATATTTG GAAATTATGATGTGATTCAACAGCCAAAGAACGCTGGTGAAATTGCACGAGAAAATGTTCCCTTTTATATGTTTGTTGATGAAGAAACAGAGGCATACTTGAAGAATTCTAGTATCTTGGACAGCAGGAATAGGGTTGGTTTATGGAGGATTATTCTGGTTCGCAATGTGCCTTATTCTGATGCTAGACGCAATGGAAAG GTACCTAAGCTCCTACTACATAGGCTCTTTCCTAATGTCCGCTATTCAATTTGGATAGATGGAAAGCTTCAGCTCGTTGTGGATCCTTACCAGATTCTTGAGAG ATTCTTGTGGCGCCAGAATGCTACTTTTGCAATTTCAAGACATTATAGACGGTTTGACGTCTTTGAAGAAGCTGAAGCTAATAAAGCTGCTGGGAAGTATGATAATGTATCCATTGACCACCAAATTGGCTTCTACAGGAAAGAAGGTTTAACTGCATATTCGGAGGCTAAGCTTCCTATTACTAGTG ATGTTCCTGAAGGATGTGTTATCATAAAGGAACATATTCCCATCACAAATCTTTTCACCTGTCTGTGGTTCAATGAGGTTGATCGTTTTACCTCAAGGGACCAGTTGAGCTTTTCCACCGTTAGGGACAAATTGATGGCAAAGGTTAGCTGGAACATCAACATGTTTTTGGATTGTGAGAGGCGAAATTTTGTGATACAG GCATACCATAGAGATTTACTGGAGCAAAGGGCTCACATGACAGTTGTGAGAGTTCATCCTCCACCCGCGGTTGTTCGTGATCATTTTTCTATTAAATTTCCAGTGAGAAGAAATCCAAAGCGTGGAAGAGGTGACAGGAAGTCTAATTCAAGACGACATCGCAAAGTTGGTTCTGGGAGTAGGGGAGGCAGTACTTTTTGA
- the LOC104087180 gene encoding uncharacterized protein — MGSSGFFLLCMLHSLVALTCGILMMFCGNEVYVFSHGSERASKLLGSTTHDQLIIRTSDSFSGLLLFAVGFLLLMVAFVKDTEFHSFFAKGCVFLHVAMAFWRIYFERKVEDLGVDWVRLVIGDIALGISWVFFLVYSWKEKYD, encoded by the coding sequence ATGGGGTCATCTGGTTTTTTCCTATTGtgtatgcttcattctttggTGGCCTTAACttgtggaattttgatgatgttttGTGGCAATGAAGTATATGTATTTAGTCATGGGAGTGAAAGGGCCAGTAAATTGCTAGGATCAACAACTCATGATCAGTTGATAATTCGAACATCAGATTCATTTTCGGGTCTACTTTTGTTTGCAGTTGGGTTTCTTTTGTTGATGGTCGCATTTGTAAAAGACACAGAATTCCATAGTTTTTTTGCTAAGGGTTGTGTTTTTCTTCACGTAGCTATGGCTTTTTGGAGAATTTACTTTGAGAGAAAGGTTGAGGATCTTGGTGTTGATTGGGTGAGGCTTGTTATTGGGGACATTGCTTTGGGAATTTCTTGGGTTTTCTTTCTTGTCTACTCCTGGAAAGAAAAGTACGATTAG